The Cellulomonas sp. P24 genome contains a region encoding:
- the cobA gene encoding uroporphyrinogen-III C-methyltransferase has protein sequence MTTLLGVDLTDRRVLVVGGGPVAARRTAQLLGNRALVTLVAPEVCEDLVMRLDDDRLAWRPREVREDDLDEAWLVHTCTGSRDADAAVARWAQERRIWCVVAGDAERGSARTPALTSCGDVVVGVVSAGVPDPGRTVAVRDALAEVLRTGSIDVRRRRRAAPHAGRVVLVGGGPGAVDLVTLRGRRALAEADVVVADRIGPTDVLAELAADVEVIDVGKTPGHHAVPQHEINRILVERAQRGQVVVRLKGGDPFVFGRGGEEVVACRAAGVPVEVVPGVSSAFAVPSAAGIPVTHRGTTAACHVINGHAGLDASARSVLRDGSATLVVLMGVSVLSGLVDDALAEGADPATPVAIIEKGTTDRQRVTRDRLDAIVDRASVVGVAAPAVIVIGGVAAPGLLDPPPFRGVGHDVTMGT, from the coding sequence ATGACCACGCTCCTGGGCGTCGACCTGACGGACCGCCGCGTGCTGGTCGTCGGTGGTGGGCCGGTGGCGGCTCGCCGCACGGCCCAGCTGCTCGGGAACCGCGCGCTGGTCACGCTCGTGGCACCCGAGGTGTGCGAGGACCTCGTGATGCGTCTCGACGACGACCGGCTCGCGTGGCGGCCGCGTGAGGTCCGCGAGGATGATCTCGACGAGGCGTGGCTCGTGCACACGTGCACGGGGAGCCGCGACGCGGACGCCGCGGTGGCCCGGTGGGCGCAGGAGCGCCGCATCTGGTGCGTCGTCGCCGGGGACGCGGAGCGGGGCTCGGCGCGTACCCCGGCGTTGACGTCCTGCGGCGACGTCGTGGTCGGCGTCGTGTCCGCGGGCGTGCCGGACCCGGGCCGGACGGTGGCCGTGCGCGACGCGCTCGCCGAGGTCCTGCGCACGGGGTCCATCGACGTGCGCCGTCGGCGCCGGGCCGCACCGCATGCGGGGCGGGTCGTCCTGGTCGGCGGCGGTCCGGGAGCGGTGGACCTCGTGACGCTGCGCGGACGGCGCGCGCTCGCCGAGGCCGACGTCGTGGTCGCCGACCGGATCGGGCCGACCGACGTCCTGGCGGAGCTCGCGGCCGACGTCGAGGTGATCGACGTCGGCAAGACGCCGGGGCATCACGCCGTCCCGCAGCACGAGATCAACCGGATCCTCGTGGAGCGGGCACAGCGCGGCCAGGTCGTCGTCAGGCTGAAGGGCGGCGACCCGTTCGTGTTCGGGCGCGGGGGCGAGGAGGTGGTGGCGTGCCGTGCGGCCGGCGTGCCCGTCGAGGTGGTGCCGGGGGTGAGCAGCGCGTTCGCGGTGCCGTCCGCTGCGGGCATCCCGGTGACCCATCGCGGCACCACGGCGGCCTGTCACGTGATCAACGGGCACGCCGGGCTGGACGCCTCGGCCCGGAGCGTGCTCCGGGACGGGTCGGCCACCCTCGTCGTGCTGATGGGGGTGTCGGTGCTCTCGGGCCTGGTCGATGACGCGCTCGCCGAGGGCGCGGACCCCGCGACCCCGGTCGCGATCATCGAGAAGGGCACGACCGACCGGCAGCGGGTGACCCGCGACCGTCTCGACGCGATCGTCGACCGCGCGAGCGTCGTCGGCGTCGCGGCTCCGGCGGTGATCGTGATCGGTGGGGTTGCCGCACCGGGCCTGCTCGATCCGCCGCCGTTCCGAGGCGTGGGGCACGACGTGACAA
- a CDS encoding DUF2249 domain-containing protein, producing MPHESDALVDGLTRTLARACRALAEAGHPHQAGRLAADAWVLLRSTHPTQAGRLDGTMHHTARLETQRATAVPPSSPRPETAMPLDDRIVDVRAEIPRTRHALIFETFAELPAGTAFVLVNDHDPKPLYYQLAAENTDQFTWDYLEEGPEVWRVRIGRLDVA from the coding sequence GTGCCGCATGAGTCCGACGCTCTCGTCGACGGCCTGACCCGCACCCTGGCCCGTGCCTGCCGGGCGCTCGCCGAGGCCGGTCACCCGCACCAGGCTGGACGACTCGCGGCCGATGCGTGGGTGCTGCTCCGCTCGACCCACCCCACCCAGGCCGGGCGCCTCGACGGCACCATGCATCACACCGCACGCCTCGAGACGCAGCGTGCGACCGCCGTTCCACCCAGCTCACCGAGACCGGAGACCGCCATGCCCCTGGACGACCGCATCGTCGATGTTCGCGCCGAGATCCCCCGCACCCGTCACGCCCTCATCTTCGAGACCTTCGCCGAGCTGCCGGCCGGGACCGCGTTCGTCCTGGTCAACGACCATGATCCGAAGCCGTTGTACTACCAGCTCGCGGCGGAGAACACCGACCAGTTCACATGGGACTACCTCGAGGAGGGACCGGAGGTCTGGAGGGTGCGCATCGGCAGGCTCGACGTGGCCTGA
- a CDS encoding DUF2249 domain-containing protein: MPAETYQISSTPPPGVPGRPTTANEHVIAAIERHHATLADELGGLTARVLDHARAGDYEASRAALVTWFTLDLLPHAQAEEVALYSAGAELEATRLLVAGMVAEHRALAALVAALDAAADPVSVTAAAAAAQALFSVHLAKENELLLPALDSAGVDLGAALDGMRAILGDDHEPDELDVRTLPHGGRHEVIFGRLDSLAPGASFTIVNDHDPLPLRYQTEAMWPDRFVWTYRQSGPEIWRVEITCAA; this comes from the coding sequence ATGCCGGCAGAGACGTATCAGATCTCCTCGACTCCTCCGCCGGGCGTACCCGGGCGGCCCACCACGGCGAACGAGCACGTCATCGCCGCGATCGAGCGCCATCACGCGACGTTGGCCGACGAGCTCGGCGGCCTAACCGCGCGAGTCCTCGACCACGCCAGGGCGGGCGACTACGAGGCCTCCCGCGCGGCCCTGGTGACGTGGTTCACCCTCGACCTGCTCCCCCATGCGCAGGCCGAGGAGGTCGCTCTCTACAGCGCTGGCGCCGAGCTCGAGGCGACCCGGCTTCTGGTGGCGGGCATGGTCGCCGAGCACCGCGCGCTCGCCGCGCTCGTCGCCGCGCTCGATGCCGCGGCCGACCCGGTGTCGGTCACGGCGGCGGCGGCGGCCGCGCAGGCGTTGTTCTCGGTGCACCTGGCCAAAGAGAACGAGCTTCTCCTGCCTGCACTCGACTCAGCCGGCGTCGACCTGGGCGCCGCGCTGGACGGGATGCGCGCGATCCTCGGCGACGACCACGAGCCGGACGAGCTCGACGTCCGCACACTCCCGCACGGTGGTCGCCACGAGGTGATCTTCGGTCGGCTCGACTCGCTCGCCCCTGGCGCGTCGTTCACGATCGTCAACGACCACGATCCGCTCCCCTTGCGGTACCAGACCGAAGCCATGTGGCCCGACCGGTTCGTCTGGACGTACAGGCAGAGCGGGCCGGAGATCTGGCGGGTGGAGATCACCTGTGCCGCATGA
- a CDS encoding multicopper oxidase domain-containing protein, which produces MTPPQTHAPGVDDASASTEAGSRQDRISLIGGLGLGLAMLTIALVVALTGGPSRARDAHAVVSPGGTRTVEVTLADMRITPSTIDVPAGTRLVLHVTNTDAMRHDLVLDSGQHTPLLDAGQSATLDVGIVGARISGWCSVPGHRAAGMTMSIVPTSGATIAAPSAAAMPGMNSTRGTSAAGSSTPAQASPVIDFQATPAAGWHAYDPTLQPAPGATEHRVTFTVRDTLVEVAPGVRQTLWTFNGTAPGPTLHGKVGDLFTITLVNQASMGHGIDFHAGSVSPDQAMRTIAPGQSLTYQFVADHSGAWLYHCSTMPMSLHIANGMFGAVIIDPPDLAPVADELVLIHSELYLGPQDGTADEAKVDAEKPDAIVFNGYVNQYDHAPIRIKAGDRVRVWVVDAGPQRSAAFHVVGTQFDTVFKEGAYLLRPGNAEHGASQVLDLAPAQGGFVEFVLPAAGHYAFIDHAMVDGERGAHGIFEAY; this is translated from the coding sequence GTGACGCCGCCACAGACGCACGCACCGGGGGTGGACGACGCCTCCGCGTCGACCGAAGCCGGCTCCCGCCAGGACCGCATCAGCCTGATCGGCGGTCTGGGCCTGGGACTGGCCATGCTCACGATCGCCCTGGTGGTAGCCCTGACCGGCGGCCCGTCACGGGCACGTGACGCCCACGCCGTGGTGAGCCCCGGAGGCACGCGAACCGTCGAGGTCACTCTCGCCGACATGCGCATCACCCCTTCAACCATCGACGTGCCCGCGGGGACCCGACTCGTGCTGCACGTGACGAACACCGACGCGATGCGCCACGACCTCGTCCTGGACTCCGGTCAGCACACCCCGCTGCTCGACGCGGGCCAGTCGGCCACGCTCGACGTCGGGATCGTCGGTGCCCGGATCTCAGGCTGGTGCAGCGTCCCCGGTCACCGTGCGGCCGGGATGACGATGAGCATCGTCCCCACCTCCGGCGCGACGATCGCCGCACCGTCCGCCGCAGCGATGCCCGGGATGAATTCCACGCGAGGTACGTCCGCCGCGGGTTCCAGCACCCCCGCGCAGGCGTCCCCGGTCATCGACTTCCAGGCGACCCCCGCGGCGGGCTGGCACGCGTACGACCCGACACTGCAGCCCGCCCCCGGAGCCACCGAGCATCGCGTGACCTTCACCGTGCGCGACACCCTGGTCGAGGTCGCCCCCGGCGTGCGCCAGACGCTGTGGACCTTCAACGGCACCGCCCCGGGCCCGACCCTGCACGGCAAGGTCGGTGACCTGTTCACCATCACCTTGGTGAACCAGGCGAGCATGGGCCACGGGATCGACTTCCACGCCGGATCCGTCTCACCCGACCAGGCGATGCGCACGATCGCTCCCGGGCAGTCCCTGACCTACCAGTTCGTCGCCGACCATTCCGGGGCGTGGCTCTACCACTGCAGCACCATGCCCATGTCCCTGCACATCGCCAACGGCATGTTCGGCGCCGTCATCATCGACCCGCCGGACCTCGCGCCCGTCGCCGACGAGCTCGTGCTCATCCACTCCGAGCTGTACCTCGGACCGCAGGACGGCACCGCAGACGAGGCCAAGGTCGACGCGGAGAAGCCTGACGCGATCGTCTTCAACGGGTACGTCAACCAGTACGACCACGCACCGATCCGCATCAAGGCCGGGGACAGGGTCCGGGTCTGGGTCGTGGACGCCGGACCCCAAAGATCAGCGGCGTTCCACGTCGTCGGCACACAGTTCGACACCGTGTTCAAAGAAGGCGCCTACCTGCTCCGACCCGGTAACGCCGAGCACGGCGCCTCCCAGGTCCTCGACCTCGCCCCCGCGCAGGGCGGATTCGTCGAGTTCGTGCTTCCCGCCGCGGGTCACTACGCCTTCATCGACCACGCGATGGTCGACGGCGAACGGGGCGCCCACGGCATCTTCGAGGCGTACTAG
- the nirD gene encoding nitrite reductase small subunit NirD yields the protein MTGPQPRWREVCGLDDLVLERGAAALVDGEQIALFRVGEREVLAVQQLDPYSGAQVISRGIVGSRAGAVTVASPMYKQVFDLRTGRCLDALGREPQDLRTWSVRVESDVVMVAADDLEAAAVPGTDGTDRTDGTDGCAGSAGSAGTVRAAAR from the coding sequence GTGACCGGCCCTCAGCCCAGGTGGCGCGAGGTGTGCGGGCTCGACGATCTCGTGCTGGAGAGGGGTGCGGCGGCCTTGGTCGACGGGGAGCAGATCGCCCTGTTCCGGGTCGGCGAGCGGGAGGTCCTCGCGGTGCAGCAGCTCGACCCGTACAGCGGTGCCCAGGTGATCTCGCGTGGGATCGTCGGGTCGCGGGCCGGTGCCGTCACGGTCGCCTCGCCGATGTACAAGCAGGTGTTCGACCTGCGGACCGGCCGGTGCCTGGATGCTCTCGGCCGCGAGCCGCAGGACCTGCGGACGTGGTCGGTGCGGGTGGAGAGCGACGTCGTGATGGTCGCCGCGGACGACCTCGAGGCTGCAGCGGTGCCGGGTACTGACGGCACCGACCGCACCGACGGCACCGACGGCTGTGCCGGTTCTGCCGGCTCTGCCGGCACGGTCAGGGCGGCGGCACGATGA
- a CDS encoding metalloregulator ArsR/SmtB family transcription factor, which translates to MPREPIDAQTHRVLSGVSRVAVLEALRTSAEPLDVQAIADAVGLHPNTVRSHLDQLVDAGLAVRAAQLRTTPGRPRLLFRAVPPSTDVESEGAYRMLARVLASSIDGQTRRTDDAAPGSVAAEAGRRWGHQSVEVDVDSTARSEADQDSGDHLDAVGRIVALLDEVGFAPRLREPSTATAESQDPAPGSVTATVIELHECPFRDVAVDHSDVVCGVHLGLIQGALDQMLTTPVSVRLEPFVSPRLCLAYLAPTATDGGDRPDRTAGVA; encoded by the coding sequence GTGCCCCGTGAACCGATCGACGCCCAGACCCACCGCGTGCTCTCCGGCGTGAGCCGGGTGGCCGTCCTGGAGGCCCTGCGCACCAGCGCCGAACCTCTGGATGTGCAGGCCATCGCCGACGCGGTCGGCCTGCACCCGAACACGGTCCGCTCGCACCTGGACCAGCTCGTGGACGCCGGGCTCGCCGTCAGGGCCGCACAGCTGCGCACCACCCCAGGACGGCCTCGGCTGCTGTTCCGCGCGGTCCCGCCATCGACGGACGTCGAGTCCGAAGGCGCCTATCGCATGCTCGCGCGAGTCCTGGCGAGCAGCATCGACGGCCAGACCCGGCGAACCGACGACGCAGCTCCAGGATCGGTCGCCGCCGAGGCGGGACGACGGTGGGGGCACCAGTCGGTCGAGGTCGACGTCGACAGCACCGCGCGGTCGGAAGCCGACCAGGACTCCGGCGATCACCTCGACGCCGTGGGCCGGATCGTCGCACTGCTCGACGAGGTGGGCTTCGCACCACGACTCCGAGAGCCTTCAACCGCAACCGCCGAGTCGCAGGATCCCGCTCCCGGGTCCGTCACCGCCACGGTGATCGAGCTGCACGAGTGCCCCTTCCGCGATGTCGCGGTCGACCACAGCGACGTCGTGTGCGGGGTTCACCTCGGACTCATCCAGGGCGCGCTGGACCAGATGCTCACAACGCCCGTCTCGGTGCGGCTCGAACCGTTCGTCAGCCCACGACTGTGCCTGGCGTACCTCGCGCCGACGGCGACCGACGGAGGCGACCGCCCCGATCGCACCGCCGGTGTCGCATGA
- a CDS encoding MFS transporter, which yields MTTPEALADSDVRAARTTVNAPARADLHRPGSDTVRTAATRPNHWIDHWEPEDPTFWSTIGRRIARRNLYPSIFAEFLGFSVWASWSIVVPQLAAAGFTLTVDQQFWLIAIPSLVGATLRVPYTFAVPRFGGCNWTITSALLLLLPASGLAFVVSRPATTPFWMLLVVAALAGLGGGNFASSMANISFFYPEAEKGRALGLNAAGGNIGTAAVQLAVPLVIVSSAGLRLERAGLMLLPLILLAAVLAARLMNNLTVAKADYRAFGSAVRNRHTWIISLLYIGTFGSFIGYAGVFPTLLATQFPRITVSIAFLGALVGSVSRPVGGILADRWGGARVTIASFAVMAVAASSAVMALRTASFALFLGSFLVLFVASGAGNGANYRMIPAVFRHSATTGEGIAAARKAAAGCIGIAGAAGAFGGFLIPRGFAISHTLAGNLQPALWVFVGVYVVLGVTTWAVYQRRSAPMSAAVI from the coding sequence ATGACGACACCCGAAGCCCTCGCCGACTCCGACGTCCGCGCTGCACGGACCACCGTGAACGCCCCCGCCCGCGCCGACCTGCACCGCCCCGGCTCCGACACGGTCCGGACCGCGGCCACCCGACCGAACCACTGGATCGACCACTGGGAACCCGAGGACCCCACCTTCTGGAGCACCATCGGCCGACGCATCGCCCGACGCAACCTCTACCCGTCGATCTTCGCGGAGTTCCTCGGGTTCAGCGTCTGGGCCTCCTGGAGCATCGTGGTGCCGCAGCTCGCGGCCGCCGGCTTCACCCTCACCGTCGACCAGCAGTTCTGGCTGATCGCGATCCCGAGCCTCGTCGGAGCAACGCTCCGGGTGCCCTACACCTTCGCAGTCCCGCGATTCGGTGGCTGCAACTGGACGATCACCTCGGCACTGCTCCTGCTGCTGCCCGCAAGCGGCCTCGCATTCGTCGTCTCCCGCCCCGCGACCACGCCCTTCTGGATGCTTCTCGTCGTCGCAGCGCTCGCCGGTCTCGGCGGCGGGAACTTCGCCTCCTCGATGGCCAACATCTCGTTCTTCTACCCCGAGGCGGAGAAGGGCAGAGCGCTCGGGCTCAACGCCGCGGGCGGCAACATCGGGACGGCGGCCGTGCAGCTCGCCGTCCCACTGGTGATCGTCTCCTCAGCCGGGCTGCGGCTCGAACGCGCGGGCCTGATGCTCCTCCCGCTGATCCTGCTCGCAGCCGTTCTCGCCGCGCGGCTGATGAACAACCTCACCGTGGCCAAGGCGGACTACCGGGCGTTCGGCTCAGCGGTCCGCAACCGCCACACCTGGATCATCTCCCTGCTCTACATCGGCACCTTCGGCTCGTTCATCGGCTACGCCGGCGTGTTCCCGACGCTGCTGGCAACACAGTTCCCGCGGATCACCGTCAGCATCGCGTTCCTCGGAGCACTCGTCGGCTCGGTCTCGCGGCCCGTCGGCGGGATCCTCGCCGACCGGTGGGGCGGGGCACGCGTGACGATCGCCTCATTCGCGGTCATGGCGGTCGCCGCCTCCAGCGCCGTCATGGCACTGCGCACGGCCAGCTTCGCGCTCTTCCTCGGCTCGTTCCTGGTGCTGTTCGTCGCGAGCGGTGCGGGCAACGGCGCGAACTACCGGATGATCCCGGCCGTGTTCCGGCACAGCGCGACGACCGGAGAAGGCATCGCCGCCGCACGCAAGGCCGCCGCAGGCTGCATCGGCATCGCAGGCGCCGCAGGTGCGTTCGGCGGATTCCTCATCCCGCGCGGGTTCGCCATCTCCCACACGCTCGCCGGCAACCTCCAACCGGCGCTGTGGGTGTTCGTCGGGGTGTACGTCGTCCTGGGCGTCACGACCTGGGCCGTCTACCAGCGCCGCAGCGCCCCGATGAGCGCGGCCGTGATCTGA
- a CDS encoding FAD-dependent oxidoreductase, which translates to MHVVVIGHGMVGSRFVDELVSRTEDASVTVLGAEHHEPYNRVLLSELVAGRIGATSLTLPAPANRQVTVHRGVAGVEVDRHARTVTASDARVLAYDVLVLATGARARIPDITGLDPLPAHVHPLRTVDDAHAIVAAARTGTRAVVIGAGVLGLEVACGLAERGLEVTLVHGGPHLMDRQLDADAARAVEHGLQHLGIAVRVGQRPREVVASADGVSGVLLPDGEHLATDLLVLSTGTVPETDLAARAGLAVGRGIVVGPDGATSDPAVFAIGDCAQPPEGGTGLIAQGWDQARRLAAMLADPSSLPGLTPNQVGTDVVRLKAHGLEVVTMGISGSAVASPGAHRAVRLSDPATGRHVEVVVAAGVVVGATCVGASTVAADLTAAYTLQTPVPSDPAQLLLRPVRGAGTEVEPSVTLMPDRATICRCNGVTKGEVSARWTQGARTVEEIALTTRATTGCGGCTDAVCGLLEWLAKSTDPPEPEAEPSGAMARRAQATSSLPMRTLQTSGPSSR; encoded by the coding sequence ATGCACGTAGTCGTGATCGGTCACGGGATGGTCGGGTCGCGATTCGTCGACGAGCTCGTCTCGCGCACCGAGGACGCCTCGGTGACGGTCCTCGGTGCCGAGCACCACGAGCCGTACAACAGGGTGCTGCTCAGCGAGCTCGTCGCAGGACGCATCGGCGCCACCTCCCTCACGCTGCCCGCTCCAGCAAACCGGCAGGTCACCGTTCATCGCGGCGTCGCCGGCGTCGAGGTGGACCGCCACGCCCGCACCGTCACCGCGTCCGACGCGCGTGTCCTGGCGTACGACGTCCTCGTCCTTGCGACCGGCGCGCGTGCGCGCATCCCCGACATCACCGGTCTCGACCCGTTGCCGGCCCACGTGCATCCGCTCAGGACCGTGGACGACGCGCACGCCATCGTCGCAGCCGCCCGGACCGGCACCCGAGCCGTGGTCATCGGAGCCGGGGTGCTCGGTCTCGAGGTCGCCTGCGGGCTGGCCGAGCGCGGCCTCGAGGTCACCCTCGTGCACGGCGGTCCGCACCTCATGGACCGCCAGCTCGACGCCGACGCCGCGAGGGCCGTCGAGCACGGCCTGCAGCATCTCGGCATCGCGGTGCGCGTCGGGCAACGGCCTCGAGAGGTCGTCGCCTCCGCGGACGGCGTGAGCGGCGTGCTCCTGCCGGACGGCGAGCACCTGGCGACCGACCTCCTGGTCCTCTCGACGGGGACGGTCCCGGAGACGGACCTCGCCGCGCGCGCGGGACTCGCGGTCGGGCGCGGGATCGTCGTCGGACCCGACGGTGCGACGTCAGACCCGGCCGTGTTCGCGATCGGCGACTGCGCCCAACCGCCGGAAGGTGGAACCGGCCTCATCGCCCAGGGGTGGGACCAGGCGCGACGACTCGCCGCGATGCTCGCCGATCCCAGCAGCCTCCCCGGCCTCACCCCGAACCAGGTCGGCACGGACGTCGTACGGCTCAAGGCTCACGGGCTCGAGGTCGTGACCATGGGGATCAGCGGGTCCGCGGTGGCATCCCCCGGAGCCCACCGGGCCGTGCGGCTGAGCGACCCGGCGACCGGTCGACACGTCGAGGTCGTCGTCGCCGCAGGCGTCGTCGTCGGCGCCACGTGCGTGGGTGCCAGCACTGTCGCCGCCGACCTGACCGCCGCCTACACGCTGCAGACGCCCGTGCCGTCCGACCCCGCCCAGCTGCTGCTCCGGCCCGTTCGCGGCGCCGGCACCGAGGTCGAGCCGTCGGTGACGCTCATGCCGGACCGCGCAACGATCTGTCGGTGCAACGGGGTCACGAAGGGCGAGGTCTCCGCACGCTGGACCCAGGGCGCGAGGACGGTCGAGGAGATTGCGCTCACCACCCGCGCGACGACGGGCTGCGGCGGATGCACCGACGCCGTCTGCGGCCTGCTCGAGTGGCTCGCCAAGAGCACCGACCCGCCGGAGCCCGAAGCCGAGCCCAGCGGTGCCATGGCGCGACGCGCTCAGGCCACGTCGAGCCTGCCGATGCGCACCCTCCAGACCTCCGGTCCCTCCTCGAGGTAG
- a CDS encoding metal-sulfur cluster assembly factor, producing MTREPLSVTRLLGPGTEADQLRDALREVIDPELGVDIISLGLVYGLEVSERAASVLLTTTTPACPLGEYLSDEVRRVLLGGGAVDHVDVEITHVPAWSPDMITEETKRAFGW from the coding sequence ATGACCCGCGAACCGCTCTCGGTGACCCGGCTCCTCGGCCCGGGGACCGAGGCCGACCAGCTGCGAGACGCGCTGCGGGAGGTGATCGACCCCGAGCTCGGTGTCGACATCATCTCCCTGGGGCTGGTGTACGGGCTGGAGGTCTCCGAACGGGCAGCCTCGGTCCTGCTGACCACCACGACGCCCGCATGCCCCCTGGGTGAGTACCTGAGCGACGAGGTTCGCCGGGTCCTGCTCGGTGGAGGAGCCGTCGACCACGTCGACGTCGAGATCACCCACGTTCCCGCCTGGTCACCCGACATGATCACCGAGGAGACCAAGCGGGCCTTCGGATGGTGA